The Trueperaceae bacterium DNA segment CCGAGATCATTATCGCCAGGCCCGGGAAGATCCCCATCCAGGGCGCCTGAGCCAGGTAAGAGCGCCCCTCGGCCAGCATCCGCCCCCATGACGGGTCCGGAGGTTGCGTGCCCAGTCCGAAGAAGGAGAGCGCCGCCTCGGCGAGGATGGCGAAGGCTAGACTGAGCGAGGTCTGGACGATTATCGGGCCGGTAGCGTTGGGGAAGACGTGGCGGTACATTATCCCGCCCGAACCGCGGCCCAACGCGCGAGCGGCGGTGACGAACTCTCTGCCCCTCACGCTTATGACCGCGCCCCTCGCGACCCTGGCGAAGATCGGGATGTAGACGATCGCGATGGCGATCATGGCGTTGGTCACCCCGCGACCGAGGATGGCCATGACGGTTATGGCGAGGAGGACGGCCGGGAAGGCGAAGAGGACGTCCATGAGGCGCATGATCAGCTCGTCGAGCCAGCCGCCCAGGTAGCCGGCGATCACCCCGAGGAACACGCCGACGGTACCGGAGATGCCGACCGCGATTAGGGCGACCTTCAGTGACACCGCCGCCCCGTAGAGGACCCGGGTGAAGATATCCCTGCCGAACTCGTCGGTTCCGAAGGGGTGCTCCAGGCTGGGCGGCGCGAACTGGGCGGTGAAGTCCATCTGAGTGTACTCGAAGGGGGCGATCCTGCCGCCGAAGAGGGCGGTGAACACCAGCAGCAGCACGATGAGGGCGCCGGTGACTGCCAATCGGTGGCGCAGGAAGCGTCTGGCGAAGCGCGCGGCTGCGCCCGCTTCCACCGGCTCGCGCCGGCTGGCAGCGCCGGGGGCGGTCGTCTCAGGCATATTCCACGCTCGGGTCGAGCAGCACGTAGGAGAGGTCGGTGAGCAGGTTGATGATGACGAAAGCCGCCGCCGTGGTCAGAACCGCCGCCTGCAGCAGCGGATAGTCGCGCTGGAGGGTGGCGTTGAGCGCTATCGACCCCAGGCCCGGCCAGGCGAAGATGATCTCGACCACCACCACCGCCGAGAAGAGCGTGGCCATCTGCAGTCCGACGATGGTCACGATCGAGATGGCGGCGTTGCGCAGGACGTGCTTCACGAGGATCTTCCCCTCCCGCAACCCTTTCGCCCTGGCGGTCCTCACGTAGTCGTTGCGCAGGACCTCGAGCATGGCGCTGCGGACGAACCGTGCCATTATCGAGCCGCTGATGATCCCTACCGTCGTCGCCGGCAGGATGATGTGGCTGAGGAACGGTCCGAGCCCCTGGGAGAGCGGTGCGTAACGGCTGGACGGCAACCAGTCGAGCGTCTCGGCGAAGAGCAGGATGAGGAGTATGCCCATCCAGAAGTCTGGGATGGAGACCCCTATCTGGCTGAGCAGCGAGACGCCCAGATCGCGCCGGCCGCCCGGTTTGAGGGCCGAGATGATCCCGGCTGGCAGGGCGATGAGGAGGCCTACCAGCAGGGCTGCGAAGGCGAGGATCAGGGTGGCGGGGAGGCGGTTGGCGAGCACTCCGGTTATCGGCTGGCCGGTGATCAGGCTCTCGCCGAAGTTGCCGTGCAGCACGATACCGCCCAGCCAATCCAGGTATTGGACGTGGAGCGGCCGGTCGAGACCCAACCGGTGCTCGACCGCGGCCACGTCCTGGGGCGTCGCCTGGACGCCAAGCCTCACGCGCGCCGGACTTCCGGGGATGAGCGGGACGATCGCGAA contains these protein-coding regions:
- a CDS encoding ABC transporter permease — protein: MPETTAPGAASRREPVEAGAAARFARRFLRHRLAVTGALIVLLLVFTALFGGRIAPFEYTQMDFTAQFAPPSLEHPFGTDEFGRDIFTRVLYGAAVSLKVALIAVGISGTVGVFLGVIAGYLGGWLDELIMRLMDVLFAFPAVLLAITVMAILGRGVTNAMIAIAIVYIPIFARVARGAVISVRGREFVTAARALGRGSGGIMYRHVFPNATGPIIVQTSLSLAFAILAEAALSFFGLGTQPPDPSWGRMLAEGRSYLAQAPWMGIFPGLAIMISVLGFNLLGDGLRDLLDPRMR
- a CDS encoding ABC transporter permease, whose amino-acid sequence is MSLRYLMQRLGSLLLVLFGVSILTFAIVPLIPGSPARVRLGVQATPQDVAAVEHRLGLDRPLHVQYLDWLGGIVLHGNFGESLITGQPITGVLANRLPATLILAFAALLVGLLIALPAGIISALKPGGRRDLGVSLLSQIGVSIPDFWMGILLILLFAETLDWLPSSRYAPLSQGLGPFLSHIILPATTVGIISGSIMARFVRSAMLEVLRNDYVRTARAKGLREGKILVKHVLRNAAISIVTIVGLQMATLFSAVVVVEIIFAWPGLGSIALNATLQRDYPLLQAAVLTTAAAFVIINLLTDLSYVLLDPSVEYA